Proteins encoded in a region of the Polynucleobacter antarcticus genome:
- a CDS encoding glycosyltransferase family 2 protein, which produces MNAPKISIVVNCFNGEEHLREALDSIFQQTYQDWEVIFWDNCSSDLSASIANSYGEKIRYFRSNELTSLGKARRLAVEKAVGEWVCFLDVDDRWHPKKLEAQIRDLEMGDYLFAYAGVCEIKKNGEKIREVIPKLQTGFIFGSLITNFELNMVTPIFNREKAEILNIRFDDAITASEEFNFFMRLAYHGNALVQHKVLGDYRLHSGSLTYRSMGEWANERRITLKQLETSFPDIEKLYANELEEANAKGDYYEAMYLMSKGNLRDARALLKPLTSVNYKYKFLYYASFHKQIWSLIHSDLIKRVIFYKIQKMLGER; this is translated from the coding sequence ATGAATGCTCCAAAGATATCTATTGTTGTGAACTGTTTCAATGGTGAGGAGCATCTCCGGGAAGCCTTAGATTCAATTTTTCAGCAAACTTATCAAGACTGGGAAGTTATTTTTTGGGATAACTGCTCTAGTGATTTAAGTGCATCAATTGCAAACTCATATGGTGAAAAAATACGCTACTTTAGATCTAATGAGCTTACAAGCTTAGGTAAAGCGCGAAGGTTGGCCGTTGAGAAAGCGGTTGGCGAGTGGGTTTGTTTTTTGGATGTAGACGATAGGTGGCATCCTAAGAAGCTAGAGGCTCAAATTAGAGATCTTGAAATGGGGGATTATTTATTTGCATATGCTGGGGTATGCGAAATTAAAAAAAATGGAGAAAAAATCAGAGAGGTAATTCCTAAATTACAAACGGGATTTATTTTTGGGTCTCTAATAACGAATTTTGAACTCAATATGGTTACCCCTATTTTTAATAGAGAAAAGGCCGAAATATTAAATATACGTTTTGATGACGCTATCACAGCCTCCGAAGAGTTTAACTTTTTTATGCGGCTTGCATATCATGGAAATGCTTTAGTACAACACAAGGTTTTAGGTGATTATCGACTGCACTCGGGAAGCTTAACGTATAGAAGTATGGGTGAATGGGCCAATGAAAGGCGGATTACTCTAAAGCAGCTTGAAACCAGTTTTCCCGATATTGAGAAATTATATGCAAACGAGCTTGAAGAGGCTAACGCAAAAGGCGACTATTATGAAGCCATGTATTTAATGTCGAAAGGTAATTTGCGGGATGCTAGAGCATTGCTTAAGCCGCTTACGTCTGTTAATTATAAATATAAATTCCTATATTATGCTAGTTTTCATAAACAAATTTGGAGTCTGATCCATTCAGACCTTATTAAGCGAGTTATTTTTTATAAAATTCAAAAAATGCTAGGGGAAAGATAA
- a CDS encoding phytanoyl-CoA dioxygenase family protein, translating into MLESYDDFGRLEYKIYSGAIPEKLINEVVKAHSIFKNSKYAFFRAQGTIGFELPALDSYGNQVNSIQNPNLLGFFPAFTKSINSIIHSEYIAKCLKDFTGSNKHIQYQSMLFDKSTGTKLHQDSWYLDTSPPGKLVGAWIALEDITLEAGPFYVYERGPSSVVSVENRDSILIAGEEAFQSTWPTSEKKMFLAKKGDILIWNSMVMHGADSSVGQNYTRKSITAHFYPMGANVQDAPIKRWYSIYDHNKLRKTKSPEVMMAPTVNPIAYSMMCAMLYAAKFISKTLSNDRAADSKLSEIRRIE; encoded by the coding sequence ATGCTAGAGAGCTATGATGATTTTGGAAGGCTTGAATATAAAATTTATAGTGGGGCAATTCCAGAAAAACTAATTAATGAAGTTGTAAAAGCGCATAGTATTTTCAAGAATTCAAAATATGCTTTTTTTAGAGCTCAAGGTACTATTGGTTTTGAATTGCCTGCACTTGATTCATATGGGAATCAAGTTAATTCAATTCAAAACCCCAACCTTTTAGGTTTTTTTCCGGCGTTTACGAAGTCAATAAATTCAATAATTCACTCTGAATATATTGCAAAATGTTTAAAAGATTTTACTGGCTCAAATAAGCATATTCAATATCAATCGATGTTGTTTGACAAGAGTACTGGAACCAAATTACATCAGGATTCATGGTATCTGGATACTTCCCCGCCTGGAAAATTGGTCGGGGCATGGATTGCCTTGGAGGATATTACTTTAGAAGCGGGACCTTTCTATGTTTATGAGCGAGGCCCGTCTTCTGTGGTCAGCGTGGAAAATAGAGACTCTATTTTAATTGCAGGTGAAGAGGCATTTCAATCAACTTGGCCTACTTCTGAGAAAAAAATGTTTCTGGCTAAAAAGGGTGATATACTTATATGGAATAGCATGGTCATGCATGGTGCAGATTCGTCGGTTGGCCAGAATTACACACGAAAATCAATAACCGCACATTTTTATCCCATGGGTGCCAATGTACAAGATGCCCCTATCAAGCGTTGGTATAGCATTTATGACCATAATAAACTGAGGAAAACAAAATCACCCGAAGTTATGATGGCTCCAACGGTAAATCCAATTGCTTACTCGATGATGTGCGCAATGTTGTATGCCGCTAAATTTATTTCCAAAACCTTGAGCAATGATAGGGCAGCGGATTCTAAGCTAAGTGAAATTAGAAGAATTGAGTGA
- a CDS encoding DegT/DnrJ/EryC1/StrS family aminotransferase, translating into MKLEELSDLFDEGIPVKLIRLSKSVVGPEEAAEVSRVIELGYLGMGQEVKLFEDELKSFIGGDRDVLCVSTGTSAIHLALQALGIGPGDEVLVPSLTYLATFQAISATGAKPTACDVSIKNGFIDVVDAQKRITSKTKAIVPVHYGSSSQGIEDVYIFAKKNGLRVVEDAAHSFGCIHAGQRIGSTGDIICFSFDGIKNITSGEGGAVVTGDREVSAKIKDARLLGVEKDTDKRFNGERSWLFDVHYQGWRYHMSNIMAAIGRAQLKKIGKYGSIRREIALQYVDRLRNLSGLELLQISYENLIPHIFPVRILSGKRQIVSQLLKEAGVETGIHYQPNHLLSFYKSTYSLPISEQLGGELLSLPLHPDVTESDQLRICTLLEKILKA; encoded by the coding sequence GTGAAATTAGAAGAATTGAGTGATTTGTTTGATGAGGGCATCCCAGTGAAGCTAATTAGATTATCCAAATCAGTTGTTGGGCCCGAAGAGGCTGCGGAGGTATCTCGTGTAATTGAATTGGGGTATCTTGGAATGGGCCAAGAGGTTAAGTTATTTGAGGATGAGCTAAAGTCTTTCATTGGAGGTGATAGAGATGTGCTCTGTGTGAGTACTGGCACCTCCGCCATACACCTTGCTCTTCAAGCATTGGGCATCGGCCCTGGTGATGAGGTATTAGTTCCTAGCCTAACGTATTTGGCCACCTTTCAGGCTATTTCAGCAACGGGGGCTAAGCCAACTGCCTGCGATGTTTCTATAAAGAACGGATTTATTGACGTTGTTGATGCTCAAAAAAGGATAACCTCCAAGACGAAGGCTATAGTACCGGTGCATTATGGAAGCTCTAGCCAGGGAATTGAGGATGTATACATATTTGCAAAAAAAAATGGACTTAGAGTGGTTGAAGATGCTGCTCATAGTTTCGGTTGTATCCATGCCGGGCAGAGAATAGGATCTACCGGCGATATTATCTGCTTCAGTTTTGATGGGATTAAAAACATCACTTCCGGGGAGGGGGGCGCTGTAGTAACTGGCGATCGGGAAGTTTCCGCAAAGATCAAGGATGCTCGACTTTTGGGTGTTGAGAAGGATACGGATAAAAGATTTAACGGTGAGAGAAGTTGGCTTTTTGACGTTCATTATCAGGGTTGGCGTTATCACATGAGTAATATCATGGCAGCTATTGGTCGTGCGCAGCTCAAAAAGATTGGTAAATACGGAAGCATCAGGAGGGAGATTGCCCTTCAGTACGTCGATAGATTAAGAAATCTTTCGGGGCTTGAGTTACTACAAATCAGCTATGAGAATCTAATCCCTCATATCTTTCCAGTTCGAATTCTATCGGGTAAAAGGCAAATCGTATCTCAGTTGCTTAAAGAAGCTGGTGTCGAGACGGGCATCCACTATCAACCCAATCACTTATTGTCTTTTTATAAGTCAACTTATTCGCTCCCGATTTCCGAGCAATTGGGAGGCGAGCTACTTTCTCTTCCCTTGCATCCGGATGTTACGGAATCTGATCAGTTAAGGATTTGTACGCTTCTTGAAAAAATCCTGAAGGCATGA